Genomic segment of Planctomycetaceae bacterium:
AAGCCGGATACACGTCAGGCATTTTCGGTAAGTGGCATCTGGGGGACGAAGAACCCTATCAGCCCCACAATCGTGGTTTTGATGAGGCCTTTATCCACGGCGCTGGGGGAATCGGTCAGGCCTATGACTGCAGCTGTGCGGACGCGCCTGACAATTCTTACTTCGATCCCGTGATCCGTCACAACGGATCATTCGTGAAGACGAAGGGGTTTTGCACAGACGTATTCTTCCGGGCTGCATTAGGCTGGATTGAGAAAACGAAGGATCGGGATCAGCCGTTCTTCGCGTATCTTGCCACCAATGCTCCGCACGGGCCATTTCTGGCGCCGGAGTCGAGTAAAAAGCGATTTCTCGATGCGGGATTTACGGAGCAACAAGCAGGATTCTATGGAATGATCGAAAACATCGACGACAACGTCGGCCGCCTGCTTGATCAACTGGACAAATGGAAGCTGTTCGAGAATACCGTGGTCATCTTCATGTCCGACAATGGAATGACGGGGGGCGGTTCAGGAAAACTCGGACAAGCCATGGGCACCGCCGGAGATGGAACAAAGATGCTGCCGTACAACGCGGATATGCGAGGTCTGAAAGGGTCGCCGGATGAAGGTGGAGTGCGTGTGCCGTTCTTTGTCCGCTGGGATGGTCATCTGAAAGGCGGACAAAAGGTCGAACGCATTGCGGCACATATCGATATCGCCCCGACGCTGGCCGCGCTGGCGGGTGTGGATGTGCCCGGAGAACAAGTGGAAGGCAGAAATCTGTTGCCCCTGATGCTGGACCCGGAAGCGGAATGGAGCGATCGCACTCTTGTCACCCACGTTTGTCGCTGGAAAACAGGAGATAACCCGGACAATCATCAGTGGGAACGGTTTTCATTGAGGAACGAACAATACCGATTCGTAAACAACAAGGAATTGTTTGACATGAAAGTCGATCCGTCACAAACCAGGAACGTGATTGACCAACACCCCGAAGTGGTGGCCGAATTCCGAAAGTTCTATGAACAGTGGTGGAAGGACACCAAACCGCTGCTCGTGAACGAATCCGCACCGATG
This window contains:
- a CDS encoding arylsulfatase → MNRHHHGMRILLCSAVIAVCAPLASDFAAGQSKLEGSRPNIILVITDDQGYGPVGRHGHPWLKTPNMDRMFDSSVRFDRFLVSPTCSPTRSAVMTGRHPMRNGITHTILERERLTLDAVTLPQMLKKAGYTSGIFGKWHLGDEEPYQPHNRGFDEAFIHGAGGIGQAYDCSCADAPDNSYFDPVIRHNGSFVKTKGFCTDVFFRAALGWIEKTKDRDQPFFAYLATNAPHGPFLAPESSKKRFLDAGFTEQQAGFYGMIENIDDNVGRLLDQLDKWKLFENTVVIFMSDNGMTGGGSGKLGQAMGTAGDGTKMLPYNADMRGLKGSPDEGGVRVPFFVRWDGHLKGGQKVERIAAHIDIAPTLAALAGVDVPGEQVEGRNLLPLMLDPEAEWSDRTLVTHVCRWKTGDNPDNHQWERFSLRNEQYRFVNNKELFDMKVDPSQTRNVIDQHPEVVAEFRKFYEQWWKDTKPLLVNESAPMSPTRPFHELYRAQLKSGGIPNWE